One Peribacillus simplex NBRC 15720 = DSM 1321 genomic region harbors:
- a CDS encoding GntR family transcriptional regulator, whose product MGVKYRMVVEQMEKEILDGKYTLNTKLPTEEELMKKFDVSRNTIRKAINILVEQGYIYQVQGSGIFLREFSRPGCISMRDMTGLTKVFPNDEMKSKVLKLELIEADEKLAKQMKCDIKTKIYNLKRVRYLNGEPIVIEESFFNKDIIPIINKEIANGSIYEYIVEDLKLNIGFADKIISCEKLNDNDAKLLDLQPGDPTLIVESTVFLKAGAVFDFSIEKYNYTSAKLLTLT is encoded by the coding sequence ATGGGTGTAAAGTATAGAATGGTCGTAGAACAAATGGAGAAAGAAATATTAGATGGAAAATATACATTAAATACTAAGTTACCTACTGAAGAAGAGTTGATGAAGAAGTTCGATGTCAGCAGGAATACCATTAGAAAAGCAATCAACATATTGGTTGAGCAGGGTTATATCTATCAAGTTCAAGGAAGCGGCATATTCCTTAGGGAATTTTCCAGACCAGGCTGCATTTCGATGAGGGATATGACTGGCTTAACCAAAGTGTTTCCAAATGATGAAATGAAAAGTAAAGTGTTGAAATTAGAATTAATAGAAGCTGATGAAAAGTTGGCCAAACAAATGAAATGCGATATAAAAACCAAAATCTATAACCTCAAACGGGTTAGATACTTAAATGGTGAACCCATTGTAATAGAAGAGTCCTTTTTCAATAAAGACATCATCCCCATCATAAATAAAGAAATCGCAAATGGTTCCATTTATGAATATATAGTCGAGGATTTGAAGTTGAATATTGGTTTTGCAGATAAAATCATTTCGTGTGAAAAACTAAATGACAATGATGCCAAGCTTTTGGACTTGCAGCCAGGTGATCCGACTTTAATCGTTGAAAGTACAGTCTTTTTAAAAGCGGGAGCCGTTTTTGATTTTTCAATTGAGAAGTATAATTACACTTCTGCCAAACTGTTAACATTGACTTAA
- a CDS encoding aminoacyl-histidine dipeptidase, with protein MYNTLEELSSHPVFHYFAAISQIPRGSANEKAISDYLVRFAKDRSLEVTQDEALNVIIKKPATIGYESAPTVIIQGHMDMVCEKNKGTLHDFEKDPLQLRIVGDMLYATDTTLGADNGIAVAYALALLDANDIPHPSLEIVITTEEETTMNGALAVDPAHFKGKMLINIDSEEDGKLLVSSAGGIRVRQILPIGRESASIVDAASYNIRIKGLKGGHSGMSIHKERGNSNKLLGRVLHELTTDFPCFIQQMNGGLKGNAIPREAEATVLIHAEDVQKIKERLQQWEDTFKNELQSSDPEVSIRFEKIETISSNVFSKDTVTKATSSLLVIPHGVLGMSMGIEGLVESSTNLGVVTTNETEMIFESEIRSSVKSIKYNMVKQAKAIADMLGCELLVDADYPEWPYNPDSKLKKLFEETYKEKYQVDIEIIAVHAGIECGVFIDKIPGLDTVSIGPDMFSVHTPEEHLSIPSTINNWEYFVYTLKRMKDL; from the coding sequence ATGTATAACACGTTAGAAGAATTATCGAGCCATCCGGTGTTTCATTATTTTGCAGCGATTTCCCAAATCCCGAGAGGATCGGCTAATGAAAAAGCGATCAGTGACTATCTGGTTCGCTTCGCTAAGGATAGGAGCCTGGAGGTGACCCAGGATGAGGCGCTGAATGTGATTATCAAAAAGCCTGCCACAATTGGATATGAGAGTGCACCTACAGTCATTATCCAGGGGCATATGGATATGGTTTGCGAAAAGAACAAGGGAACGCTTCATGATTTTGAGAAAGATCCGCTTCAATTAAGGATTGTGGGAGACATGTTGTATGCAACGGATACAACATTGGGGGCGGATAATGGAATTGCTGTTGCTTATGCTTTGGCATTATTGGATGCAAATGATATTCCGCATCCTTCTCTTGAAATCGTCATAACGACTGAAGAAGAAACGACGATGAACGGTGCACTTGCTGTGGATCCGGCTCACTTTAAGGGGAAAATGCTGATTAACATCGATTCGGAGGAAGATGGAAAGTTGCTGGTCAGCTCAGCAGGAGGGATACGCGTGCGGCAGATCCTGCCAATCGGAAGGGAATCGGCTTCTATTGTTGATGCTGCATCTTATAACATCAGGATTAAAGGGTTGAAGGGCGGACACTCCGGTATGTCCATCCATAAGGAAAGAGGGAACTCCAATAAACTTTTGGGCAGAGTATTACATGAATTAACGACTGACTTCCCTTGCTTCATTCAGCAAATGAACGGAGGCCTGAAAGGGAATGCGATTCCTCGTGAAGCAGAGGCGACAGTACTGATTCATGCAGAAGATGTTCAGAAGATAAAGGAGAGACTCCAGCAATGGGAGGATACTTTTAAAAATGAACTGCAATCTTCCGACCCTGAGGTATCGATTAGGTTTGAAAAGATCGAAACGATTTCTTCAAACGTTTTTTCCAAAGATACGGTGACTAAAGCCACTTCCTCCTTACTGGTAATCCCGCATGGCGTTCTAGGAATGAGCATGGGAATAGAAGGGTTAGTGGAAAGTTCGACGAATCTAGGGGTCGTTACAACAAATGAAACGGAAATGATATTCGAAAGTGAAATCAGGAGTTCGGTCAAAAGCATCAAATATAACATGGTCAAGCAAGCAAAGGCGATTGCCGACATGCTTGGATGCGAACTATTGGTTGACGCGGATTATCCGGAATGGCCCTATAATCCTGATTCGAAACTCAAGAAATTATTTGAAGAGACATACAAAGAAAAATATCAAGTGGATATTGAAATCATCGCTGTGCATGCAGGGATCGAGTGTGGGGTATTCATAGATAAGATACCAGGGTTGGATACTGTTTCAATCGGACCGGATATGTTTTCCGTACATACACCTGAAGAACACTTAAGCATCCCTTCGACCATAAACAACTGGGAATATTTTGTTTACACATTAAAGCGGATGAAGGATCTTTAA
- a CDS encoding potassium channel family protein, producing MGKRQYAVIGLGRFGTSVAHRLYTAGQEVLGIDVNEERVENSELSVTHAVMADTTEEETLKAIGIRNFDCVIVAIGNDMQSSILTTLLLKELGVEKVIAKALNKNHGQVLTKIGADWVIYPERDMGERVANQLLSPNMLNYIELSKEYNIEEIILPMSMKGKSLRELDLRAKYNISVIAIVSNGEIIIAPSPDQDIHEKDLLLVVGNKEDLAIFANIE from the coding sequence ATGGGAAAACGACAATATGCCGTGATCGGTTTAGGCAGATTCGGAACCAGTGTGGCCCATAGATTATATACGGCCGGCCAAGAGGTATTGGGTATTGATGTCAACGAGGAAAGAGTCGAGAATTCGGAACTGAGCGTTACCCATGCGGTCATGGCGGATACGACTGAAGAAGAGACATTGAAAGCAATCGGAATCCGTAATTTCGATTGTGTCATCGTAGCCATCGGAAATGACATGCAATCGAGCATTTTAACTACCTTGCTTTTAAAAGAGCTTGGGGTCGAAAAGGTCATTGCCAAAGCACTCAATAAAAATCACGGTCAGGTGCTCACTAAAATCGGTGCCGACTGGGTCATCTATCCTGAGAGGGATATGGGGGAACGGGTCGCGAATCAGCTCCTTTCCCCTAACATGCTGAACTATATAGAGCTCTCTAAAGAATATAATATCGAGGAAATCATCCTCCCCATGAGCATGAAGGGAAAAAGCCTCAGAGAGCTAGATTTGCGTGCAAAATATAATATCAGCGTCATTGCCATCGTGAGTAATGGAGAAATTATCATAGCACCCTCACCAGATCAGGATATCCATGAAAAAGATTTGCTTTTAGTGGTTGGCAACAAAGAAGATCTAGCCATCTTTGCCAATATTGAATAA
- a CDS encoding LysM peptidoglycan-binding domain-containing protein, whose amino-acid sequence MKIHVVNRGDSLWGISQQYGVSTNRIVRINGLENPDKLVIGLALLIPEPYLQYRVQQGDTLDKIANQFGTTVQEIMQSNRITNPSTIYPGQRLTIPVIYHTVRERDTLYDIARRYGTTVQAIMQTNRITDPSNIYIGRIIRIPQKPKPIIDVNGFTNVYGQVGAEQVREVAYDLTYVSPFGYRMRKDGSLEVIDDTPTIRAAQSTGVIPMMCITNFSATEAGTQLAHTILSDLSLVEKLLTNVINTMKNKGYRGLNIDFESVAPEDRDFYNRFLQRAVDRLHPEGYFVSSSLAPKTSANQKGALVEAHDYPVHGRLLDFVVLMTYEWGYRKGPPQAISPVNEIKRVLDYAVTAIPTNKIFIGFQIYARDWLVPHEEGQEAETFDMQEAIRRAVQYNAEIKYDETAQSPYYRYKDNQGRTHEVWFEDARSAKAKFDLVKVYRSRGLSYWVLGYPFPQNWELLGDTFIVRKL is encoded by the coding sequence GTGAAAATCCATGTGGTGAATAGGGGGGATTCTTTGTGGGGAATTTCCCAGCAATATGGTGTCAGCACCAACCGAATTGTTCGGATCAATGGCCTTGAAAATCCAGATAAGCTAGTGATTGGCCTAGCACTTTTGATTCCTGAACCTTATCTTCAGTACAGGGTTCAGCAAGGGGATACTCTAGATAAAATCGCAAATCAGTTTGGAACTACGGTACAGGAAATTATGCAATCGAATCGCATCACAAATCCTTCTACTATCTATCCAGGGCAGAGGCTAACCATTCCGGTCATTTATCATACCGTAAGGGAACGAGATACCCTTTATGATATAGCAAGACGTTATGGAACGACAGTTCAAGCCATTATGCAGACGAACCGGATTACAGATCCTTCCAATATTTATATCGGTCGGATAATAAGGATTCCCCAGAAACCGAAACCCATCATTGATGTAAATGGTTTTACAAATGTTTACGGGCAAGTAGGTGCGGAGCAGGTACGTGAAGTAGCCTACGATTTGACCTACGTAAGTCCATTTGGTTATAGAATGAGGAAAGATGGCAGCTTAGAAGTCATAGATGACACCCCGACGATACGGGCGGCACAGTCAACTGGCGTCATACCCATGATGTGCATAACGAATTTTTCCGCCACGGAAGCGGGAACTCAGCTTGCACATACGATACTTTCCGATTTAAGTTTAGTGGAAAAATTATTAACCAACGTCATAAATACGATGAAAAATAAAGGGTACCGTGGATTGAATATCGATTTTGAAAGTGTAGCACCAGAGGACCGTGATTTCTATAATCGCTTTCTCCAAAGAGCGGTGGATCGATTGCATCCTGAGGGCTACTTTGTGTCATCCTCCCTTGCCCCAAAAACTAGCGCCAATCAAAAGGGAGCATTAGTTGAGGCACATGATTATCCAGTTCATGGACGGCTGCTCGACTTCGTAGTGCTGATGACATATGAATGGGGTTACCGAAAGGGGCCGCCGCAGGCAATCTCTCCCGTTAATGAAATAAAGCGTGTCCTTGACTATGCCGTAACGGCTATACCAACAAATAAAATCTTCATAGGATTTCAAATTTATGCACGGGACTGGCTTGTTCCTCATGAAGAGGGGCAGGAAGCAGAGACTTTCGACATGCAGGAAGCCATCAGACGCGCCGTCCAATATAATGCAGAAATAAAATATGACGAGACAGCTCAATCACCTTATTATAGGTACAAAGATAATCAGGGGCGCACACATGAAGTTTGGTTTGAGGATGCACGCAGTGCTAAAGCTAAATTCGACCTGGTGAAGGTTTACAGGTCAAGGGGTCTCAGTTATTGGGTACTTGGTTATCCTTTTCCCCAGAATTGGGAACTGCTTGGGGATACATTTATTGTACGGAAACTGTAG
- a CDS encoding ABC transporter permease, protein MRIASLVTRITRQMRRDRRTLALFFLAPLLILTLMYFIFDTEASDLKIVVTGSNEAIVKALKQADFQVTAAEEFSQKKMIENDTDGWLQVENGKIKLTLLNDEPTRAKAVQMQMMHGLQGNEKNTPSIEEQYVYGDANTKGFDTFSPMLVSFFVFFFVFLIAGIALLKERTSGTLERLLATPIKRYEIVAGYVIGYGLFALVQTIIVVLYAVNVLDIVLVGSIWLVLLTNILVALVALSLGTLLSSFATSEFQMVQFIPLVIVPQVFFTGIFPLDGMSDWLQKIGKVMPLYYASDAMNGIMYKGFTFNEVLLDLLILLAFAVVFITINIISLKKYRAL, encoded by the coding sequence ATGAGAATTGCCTCTCTTGTTACTCGAATTACACGGCAGATGCGCCGGGATCGAAGGACGCTCGCTTTATTTTTCCTAGCTCCATTGCTCATTTTAACGCTCATGTATTTTATTTTCGATACAGAAGCAAGTGATTTGAAAATCGTTGTTACAGGCAGTAATGAAGCTATCGTTAAAGCATTGAAACAAGCGGATTTTCAAGTAACGGCCGCTGAGGAATTTTCACAGAAAAAAATGATTGAAAATGATACGGATGGCTGGCTGCAGGTTGAAAATGGCAAAATAAAACTGACACTATTGAACGACGAACCAACCCGTGCAAAGGCCGTTCAAATGCAAATGATGCATGGCTTGCAAGGGAATGAAAAAAACACTCCTTCAATTGAGGAGCAATATGTTTACGGAGATGCCAACACAAAGGGTTTTGATACTTTCAGTCCGATGCTCGTCAGCTTTTTCGTTTTCTTCTTTGTATTTTTAATAGCGGGGATTGCGCTTTTGAAAGAGCGTACAAGTGGTACGTTGGAACGGCTGCTTGCCACCCCGATTAAAAGATACGAAATCGTAGCGGGCTATGTGATTGGATATGGCTTATTTGCTCTCGTTCAAACCATAATTGTCGTACTATATGCTGTCAATGTACTGGATATCGTCCTTGTTGGCTCCATTTGGCTCGTTTTACTGACGAATATACTGGTCGCGCTCGTTGCATTATCGCTTGGTACATTACTATCGAGTTTTGCGACATCTGAATTCCAAATGGTACAATTCATTCCGCTGGTCATCGTGCCGCAAGTCTTCTTTACAGGAATTTTCCCATTAGATGGCATGTCAGACTGGCTGCAAAAAATCGGCAAGGTCATGCCTCTCTATTACGCGTCGGATGCCATGAACGGCATTATGTACAAAGGTTTCACATTCAATGAGGTATTACTAGATCTACTCATTCTCCTGGCCTTTGCCGTCGTTTTTATCACCATCAATATTATTAGTTTAAAAAAATACCGTGCACTATAA
- a CDS encoding VanZ family protein has translation MSLRSVMLSLLLSQTLFLCGLPFFLQLLLYLNPLVIMVVWFCILLFFSFAVLYFRGETVRIPRLLWQAVLFGYSLSLLVLLFFRPEGQVYSYNLIPFSTILSYLSNDMNGLVSFYNLRANVGLFIPFGLYLLSREGKEPSAKRKFLYPLFSISGIEICQFVFRRGSLDVDDLILNMMGVYLGYILYPLFKKVVVFRSGKVKG, from the coding sequence ATGTCTCTAAGATCGGTCATGCTTTCCCTTTTGCTGTCGCAAACATTGTTTTTGTGCGGTTTGCCTTTTTTTCTTCAGCTTCTATTATATTTGAATCCTTTGGTGATCATGGTTGTCTGGTTTTGTATACTTCTTTTCTTTTCGTTTGCGGTTCTTTATTTTCGAGGTGAAACGGTCAGAATTCCGCGCCTTTTATGGCAGGCAGTATTGTTTGGCTACAGTTTATCATTATTGGTTTTGCTGTTCTTTCGTCCAGAAGGGCAGGTATATTCGTATAATTTGATTCCTTTTTCTACGATTCTTTCATATTTATCTAACGATATGAACGGGCTTGTATCATTTTATAACCTTAGAGCCAATGTGGGGCTGTTCATTCCATTCGGTCTGTATTTGTTGTCCAGGGAAGGGAAAGAGCCCTCCGCTAAAAGGAAATTTCTATATCCATTATTTTCGATTTCGGGCATCGAAATCTGTCAGTTTGTTTTTCGGCGCGGAAGTTTGGATGTCGATGACCTGATCCTGAATATGATGGGTGTTTACCTAGGGTACATTCTGTATCCTTTGTTCAAGAAAGTCGTAGTGTTCCGTTCTGGAAAAGTAAAGGGATGA
- a CDS encoding TrkH family potassium uptake protein, which produces MTKLDPPKILVLGFAILILIGAYLLTLPISTENGNGLSFLDALFTSTSATCVTGLVVVDTGTTFTTFGELVILTLIQVGGLGFMTFATFFFLLLGKKISLKGRLVLQESLNNLSMAGVVKLVKRLLIFTAIIEGLGALILSIRFSFDMPIGKAVYYGFFHSISNFNNAGFDLMGEFRSLTPYVSDPFVTLTIAFLITFGGIGFIVMNELYEYRNTHRLSVHTKIVLTTSLTLTIAGTILIFLFEFSNAKTLQPLSFMGKMLSSLFQSVSPRTAGSNTLNIPDLTQPTLLLIIFLMFVGASPGSTGGGIKTTTLATLVGTVWSQIKGKGDVVLFRHRIVSETIFKALSVTFIGVFMVSIISILLAITESGTDFLMILFEATSAFATVGLSMGLTPELSPVGRMLIIFTMFAGRVGPLTLAFAITMRRKPDSFRRPKGKIMIG; this is translated from the coding sequence ATGACAAAATTGGATCCGCCAAAAATACTTGTACTCGGCTTTGCCATCTTGATACTTATTGGGGCCTATTTATTGACCCTGCCGATTTCCACAGAAAATGGAAATGGCCTTTCTTTTCTGGATGCTTTATTCACCTCGACTTCCGCTACATGTGTAACAGGACTGGTCGTAGTCGATACGGGAACGACCTTCACCACTTTTGGGGAGTTGGTCATCTTAACACTGATTCAGGTAGGCGGCTTAGGTTTCATGACATTTGCGACGTTTTTCTTTTTATTATTAGGCAAAAAGATTTCTTTAAAAGGCAGATTAGTTCTGCAGGAGTCCTTAAATAATCTATCCATGGCGGGTGTAGTCAAATTAGTCAAGCGGCTTTTAATTTTCACGGCGATCATTGAAGGCTTGGGTGCCCTTATCTTATCGATTCGCTTTTCTTTTGACATGCCAATCGGCAAGGCAGTCTATTACGGGTTTTTTCATTCCATATCGAATTTCAATAATGCCGGCTTTGATTTAATGGGGGAATTCAGGAGTTTGACCCCTTATGTATCGGATCCATTCGTAACACTTACCATCGCCTTCCTCATCACGTTTGGCGGGATAGGTTTTATCGTGATGAATGAACTATACGAATATCGGAATACCCATCGTTTATCCGTACATACGAAGATAGTTCTGACGACTAGCTTGACCCTCACGATTGCCGGTACAATTTTAATCTTTTTATTCGAGTTCAGCAATGCCAAGACATTGCAGCCTTTATCTTTCATGGGTAAAATGCTGTCATCTCTATTTCAATCGGTTTCACCACGGACGGCAGGCTCCAATACGCTGAATATCCCTGATTTAACTCAGCCTACATTACTGCTCATCATTTTCTTGATGTTCGTTGGGGCTTCACCCGGATCGACTGGCGGCGGGATTAAAACAACTACATTGGCAACGCTTGTTGGAACGGTTTGGTCTCAGATTAAAGGAAAGGGTGATGTGGTATTATTCCGTCACCGCATTGTGAGTGAAACGATCTTTAAAGCATTATCCGTTACATTCATTGGCGTATTCATGGTTTCAATCATCTCCATTCTGCTGGCCATCACTGAAAGCGGAACTGACTTCTTGATGATTTTATTCGAAGCCACTTCAGCATTTGCCACCGTGGGACTTTCAATGGGTTTGACCCCAGAATTATCACCTGTTGGCCGGATGCTCATCATTTTCACGATGTTTGCAGGCCGTGTGGGTCCATTGACTTTGGCCTTTGCTATCACTATGAGGCGCAAACCAGATTCGTTCCGCCGGCCAAAAGGGAAAATCATGATTGGTTAA
- a CDS encoding MFS transporter — protein sequence MTLRNTLVSWKYPSILLCGIGISNFGSWVYFIALNLIVLDMTDSALALAGLYIVKPMAAIFTNVWAGSVIDRINKRNLMVALDLFRMVFIALLPLTSSIWIIYSLVFVINMAGAMFVTTSRSYITKLIPVEQRKRFNSLRSLMDSGAFLIGPALAGILFLIGTPVLAIYINAAALLLSGIITLFMPNLEKDHSLEQSSHYLSWTIMKKDWSIVLDFSRKSSYIMLIYFLFSCMVVMETAIDSQEAAFAKAVLFLSDSDYGFLVSIAGAGIIAGAIVNAVFISKVQISYLIGLGSLFVSIGYMIYAFSNSFSLAAIGFFIIAFSLAFANTGFQTFYQNNIPVEIMGRVGSIFGLLEALLIICTTAIVGVSAHFISIRFVVISGSLIMLALSIILSMLSMKASKSRYYSVGNVEVKAGEKM from the coding sequence ATGACATTACGAAATACATTAGTATCCTGGAAATATCCTTCCATTCTATTGTGCGGGATTGGTATCTCCAACTTCGGTTCTTGGGTTTATTTCATTGCACTTAATTTAATCGTTCTGGATATGACTGATTCAGCCTTGGCGTTAGCTGGACTTTATATCGTTAAACCGATGGCTGCCATATTTACGAATGTGTGGGCAGGCAGCGTGATTGACCGGATAAATAAGCGGAATCTAATGGTGGCACTTGACCTATTTCGAATGGTATTCATAGCCTTGCTGCCATTGACTTCTTCTATTTGGATCATCTATTCCCTTGTCTTCGTGATCAATATGGCAGGGGCCATGTTCGTAACAACATCAAGGTCGTATATTACAAAATTGATACCCGTTGAACAGAGGAAACGATTTAACTCATTACGAAGCTTAATGGATTCTGGAGCTTTTTTGATTGGACCAGCGCTAGCGGGTATCCTTTTCTTAATCGGTACACCCGTTTTAGCGATTTATATTAACGCGGCTGCCTTATTATTATCCGGTATCATCACTCTATTCATGCCTAATCTTGAAAAGGATCATTCCCTTGAACAATCCAGTCATTACCTGTCTTGGACCATCATGAAAAAGGATTGGAGCATCGTCCTGGACTTCAGCCGGAAATCTTCCTATATCATGCTCATTTATTTCCTATTCAGCTGCATGGTGGTGATGGAAACGGCCATTGATTCCCAAGAAGCCGCGTTTGCCAAGGCCGTACTCTTTTTGTCAGACAGCGATTACGGATTCCTTGTAAGCATTGCCGGGGCAGGCATCATTGCGGGCGCCATAGTCAATGCTGTATTCATCAGTAAAGTGCAAATTTCGTACCTGATTGGTCTTGGATCTTTATTTGTCTCGATAGGTTATATGATCTATGCTTTTTCGAATTCCTTTTCGCTGGCCGCCATCGGATTCTTCATCATTGCCTTTTCACTGGCTTTTGCCAACACAGGCTTTCAAACCTTTTATCAAAATAATATTCCAGTGGAAATCATGGGCAGGGTCGGAAGTATTTTTGGCTTATTAGAAGCTTTATTGATTATCTGTACAACCGCAATTGTTGGTGTTTCAGCTCATTTCATTTCGATTCGGTTCGTGGTGATTTCAGGTTCCCTGATCATGCTCGCTTTATCAATTATATTGTCGATGCTTAGTATGAAGGCCTCGAAGAGCAGGTATTATTCCGTTGGTAATGTAGAGGTGAAAGCGGGGGAAAAGATGTAA
- a CDS encoding TetR/AcrR family transcriptional regulator, whose protein sequence is MASIHEDMVQKTKMQIQHHFIALVEAEGFSYVSVKKIAEHANINRGTFYLHYADKYELMDHIQQELLNELQTRITAILPKEAFLALHQQQLYPPFVAIFQFISEHAHELRAILGDQGDPSFAKKIKRVFGEVLLERLISLHPAAKNEAFRMYMHAFLTSAILGVIQEWLENCEEQTAEEMAKIHFQILNFISQLRTFIQ, encoded by the coding sequence ATGGCATCAATTCATGAGGATATGGTACAAAAGACTAAAATGCAGATACAACATCATTTTATTGCACTCGTTGAAGCAGAGGGTTTCTCATATGTATCAGTGAAGAAAATTGCAGAGCACGCCAACATTAATCGGGGCACATTCTATTTACATTACGCAGATAAATATGAATTGATGGATCACATACAGCAGGAATTGTTAAATGAACTTCAAACTCGCATTACTGCCATTTTGCCGAAAGAGGCTTTTTTGGCTCTTCATCAACAACAACTATACCCGCCCTTCGTAGCGATTTTTCAATTCATCAGTGAACATGCTCACGAATTAAGGGCCATTCTTGGTGATCAGGGCGATCCTTCTTTTGCCAAAAAAATAAAGCGCGTATTCGGTGAAGTACTGTTGGAGCGTTTGATCAGCCTGCATCCAGCAGCTAAAAATGAAGCGTTCCGCATGTATATGCACGCCTTCCTGACATCGGCGATTTTAGGGGTGATACAGGAGTGGCTGGAGAATTGTGAAGAGCAAACGGCGGAAGAAATGGCGAAAATCCATTTTCAAATCTTGAACTTCATCAGCCAATTGCGCACTTTCATTCAATGA
- a CDS encoding ABC transporter ATP-binding protein — translation MKNAISIEGIAKGFHQKKVIQPLSLNIEKNGIFGLLGPSGCGKTTLIKMIVGLIKPDAGKVTVLDHEVPNVALLMDVGYMAQSDALYTELTGAENLEFFAKLYRFSKKERRERIQYAAEIVQLTNDLNVRVAHYSGGMKRRLSLAVALIQNPEILILDEPTVGIDPLLKQSIWQELERLRNEDHKTIIITTHVMDEAERCDKLAMMREGEIIAAGTPEALKTQFAVETLDDVFLRIGGGLK, via the coding sequence ATGAAAAATGCGATTTCCATTGAAGGAATTGCTAAGGGTTTTCATCAGAAGAAGGTCATTCAGCCATTGAGCCTGAATATTGAAAAAAACGGAATTTTTGGCTTGTTAGGTCCATCCGGATGCGGAAAGACGACCTTGATTAAAATGATTGTCGGATTGATTAAGCCCGATGCGGGTAAAGTAACGGTTCTGGATCATGAAGTGCCAAATGTAGCACTGTTAATGGATGTCGGCTATATGGCACAGTCCGATGCTTTATATACAGAACTGACGGGAGCTGAAAACCTCGAATTTTTTGCGAAGCTATACCGTTTTTCGAAAAAGGAACGAAGGGAACGCATTCAATATGCAGCTGAAATCGTACAGCTGACGAATGATTTGAATGTTCGGGTTGCGCATTATTCCGGGGGAATGAAACGCCGTCTGTCACTGGCGGTTGCACTCATCCAAAATCCGGAGATTCTCATTTTGGATGAACCGACAGTAGGGATAGACCCTTTGCTGAAACAATCGATTTGGCAGGAACTTGAGCGTTTAAGAAATGAAGATCATAAGACGATCATCATCACGACGCATGTGATGGATGAAGCGGAACGATGCGATAAACTGGCGATGATGCGTGAAGGAGAAATCATCGCGGCAGGAACTCCGGAAGCTTTAAAAACTCAATTTGCCGTGGAAACGCTAGATGATGTTTTTTTAAGGATTGGAGGCGGCCTAAAATGA
- a CDS encoding PhzF family phenazine biosynthesis protein, which yields MELTIINTFTDQPFKGNPAAVCLLTGESDSEWMKRIAKEINMPVTAFIHLHKGEWQLRWFTPSVEIPICGHGTLASSFFLWGKGYVPRDKPIAYQTKSGLLTAKFVDGMVQLEFPSLIEQETAAPELLIKALGVVPAYVGQNKWDYLVEVQSEEIVRNLKPDFDSIARMPIRGVIVTSLSDSGEYDFVSRFFSPAQGLDEDYVTGSAHCCLGPYWKSKLDKSITIAYQASERGGLLKVEVTEDTVKLSGHAVTIFEGNLTI from the coding sequence TTGGAATTAACCATCATTAATACGTTTACAGATCAACCTTTTAAAGGAAATCCTGCGGCTGTCTGCCTTCTTACCGGGGAAAGTGATAGCGAGTGGATGAAGCGAATAGCTAAAGAGATTAATATGCCTGTTACTGCGTTTATTCACCTTCATAAAGGCGAATGGCAGCTGCGTTGGTTCACACCTTCCGTTGAAATCCCGATTTGTGGACATGGGACGCTGGCAAGCTCTTTCTTTTTGTGGGGTAAAGGATACGTGCCAAGGGATAAACCAATTGCCTATCAGACGAAAAGCGGGCTTCTCACTGCAAAATTCGTTGATGGAATGGTTCAGTTGGAATTTCCGTCATTAATCGAACAGGAGACCGCTGCCCCTGAATTACTGATAAAAGCTTTAGGTGTTGTGCCTGCGTATGTTGGACAAAACAAATGGGATTATCTAGTCGAAGTTCAATCAGAAGAAATCGTAAGGAATTTAAAGCCGGATTTCGATTCCATTGCCCGAATGCCGATTCGGGGCGTCATTGTAACGAGTCTATCGGATAGCGGTGAATATGATTTCGTTTCCCGTTTCTTTTCCCCTGCCCAAGGCCTTGACGAAGATTATGTAACGGGCTCGGCCCATTGTTGTCTCGGACCCTATTGGAAAAGCAAGCTGGACAAAAGTATCACCATAGCCTATCAGGCATCGGAAAGAGGAGGACTATTGAAGGTTGAAGTAACGGAAGACACAGTTAAACTTTCTGGCCATGCCGTGACAATATTCGAAGGGAACTTAACCATATAA